A window of the Pelagicoccus albus genome harbors these coding sequences:
- the pheT gene encoding phenylalanine--tRNA ligase subunit beta, protein MKVSLKWLKRYVDLDETPEELAASLTLLGFEVDDMETTGVPQLENVVVGEVLQRDQHPDADKLGVCRVDCGPEAGEKSIVCGASNYKVGDRVVVALPGAELPGGFKIKPSKLRGVPSDGMMCGASEIGAGNDNSGLLILEDRPETGTPINKVLTDSDTVFNLEVTPNRPDCLSHIGIARELAAWYRRDIKYPEVNDIPAESDRVSGADVFQGVEVSAEEDCPLYLASVIKGVKIGPSPKWLQEALSSIGLRPINNVVDVTNFVLHECGNPMHAFDARDIAGGKIIVRNAGEGEAMTTLDGEERKLSSRMLVISDEEKALAVAGVMGGQNSEVKNDTTDLVLEVAYFRPSTIRWVSKKLALSTDSSYRFERGVDPLSLRYASERAISLILETAGGKLCTNGVKVGTEPVSETEIKITPEWVRKKSGFDISNEEIREAWELLDMKVSVDSEGEWTVSVPSYRGDLFRPVDLLEEVLRIYGTDKIPGGAVRATATTASDSPITQFNRKCSSYLIGQNFAETVTYTLRSAEEQRRWAGHVSAEELALLNPISEDQTQLRHSLLPGMLEVLHLNQSRKTGANRFFETGRVFRELNGKIVEMVAVAFLECNAGTERTWKEKSYDDFYAAKERVKTLASYAGIDLGKFKIREVSENEGAWQEGHSAAYEEPKAGFFVRVGLMSLPRIKEMDIQGEVFGGIFCYLPERLREPKRIKFKPFSLFPASSRDLAIVVDQSEPAEEVVRTLNKIASKAAKGFEVENVSAFDIYEGTGVPEGKKSIAISMSFRALDRTLKDKEVNKAFETIQSNVREKSPYSIRD, encoded by the coding sequence GTGAAAGTATCACTCAAATGGCTTAAGCGTTACGTAGACCTCGACGAGACTCCAGAAGAGCTCGCAGCGTCGTTGACTCTCCTCGGTTTCGAGGTGGACGACATGGAAACCACTGGAGTCCCTCAACTCGAAAACGTAGTAGTGGGCGAAGTGCTGCAGCGTGACCAGCATCCCGACGCTGACAAGCTCGGCGTTTGCCGTGTGGACTGCGGCCCTGAAGCGGGCGAAAAGTCGATCGTGTGTGGAGCCAGCAACTACAAGGTTGGAGATCGCGTAGTTGTTGCGTTGCCGGGCGCTGAATTACCAGGCGGTTTCAAGATCAAGCCCTCTAAGCTCCGTGGTGTTCCCTCCGACGGCATGATGTGTGGAGCGAGTGAGATCGGAGCTGGAAATGACAATTCTGGATTACTCATCCTAGAAGATCGCCCGGAAACCGGAACTCCAATCAATAAGGTGCTAACCGACAGCGACACAGTATTCAATTTAGAGGTAACTCCAAATCGTCCGGATTGCCTTTCGCATATCGGTATTGCACGTGAACTCGCTGCTTGGTATCGTCGAGATATAAAGTATCCAGAGGTTAACGACATCCCTGCGGAATCGGACCGAGTCTCCGGAGCGGATGTTTTCCAAGGTGTCGAAGTTTCCGCCGAAGAGGATTGCCCGCTCTATCTGGCTAGCGTGATCAAAGGTGTAAAGATTGGCCCTAGCCCGAAATGGCTGCAAGAGGCTCTTTCTTCGATTGGCCTTCGCCCGATTAACAATGTCGTAGACGTAACCAATTTCGTTCTACACGAATGTGGCAACCCGATGCATGCTTTCGACGCTCGCGATATCGCGGGTGGGAAGATCATAGTCCGCAACGCAGGCGAGGGTGAGGCAATGACTACATTGGATGGCGAAGAGCGAAAGCTCTCCAGCCGGATGCTTGTTATTTCCGATGAGGAAAAGGCTTTGGCTGTGGCTGGCGTTATGGGAGGGCAGAATTCCGAAGTGAAAAATGATACAACCGATCTGGTGCTAGAAGTCGCTTACTTCCGCCCAAGCACGATCCGTTGGGTATCCAAAAAGTTGGCACTCTCTACTGATAGCTCCTATCGCTTTGAGCGTGGAGTCGATCCGCTATCTCTCCGGTATGCTTCAGAACGCGCTATTTCCCTCATCTTGGAAACGGCAGGTGGCAAGCTTTGCACCAATGGCGTCAAAGTCGGAACCGAACCTGTTTCGGAAACAGAAATCAAAATCACGCCGGAGTGGGTACGCAAAAAGAGCGGCTTTGATATTAGCAATGAAGAGATCCGCGAGGCTTGGGAACTGCTAGATATGAAAGTATCGGTCGATAGCGAAGGTGAGTGGACTGTATCTGTTCCTAGCTATCGCGGCGACTTGTTCCGTCCGGTAGACCTTCTTGAGGAAGTTCTCCGAATCTACGGAACTGATAAGATTCCGGGGGGTGCAGTAAGAGCGACTGCCACGACTGCGAGCGACAGCCCGATCACTCAGTTCAATCGTAAATGCTCGTCATACTTAATTGGTCAAAACTTCGCTGAAACGGTAACATATACTTTGCGGTCTGCGGAAGAGCAGCGCCGCTGGGCGGGGCATGTTTCGGCCGAAGAATTGGCGTTGCTAAATCCGATTAGCGAGGATCAAACCCAATTGCGTCACAGCTTGCTTCCGGGCATGTTGGAGGTTCTTCATTTGAACCAGTCTCGCAAGACTGGCGCGAACCGTTTCTTCGAAACAGGCCGCGTTTTCCGCGAGCTCAATGGTAAGATCGTTGAGATGGTTGCGGTCGCATTTTTAGAATGCAACGCCGGTACGGAACGGACTTGGAAAGAAAAGTCCTACGACGATTTCTATGCAGCAAAAGAGCGAGTCAAGACGCTCGCGTCTTACGCAGGGATCGATCTGGGGAAATTCAAGATTCGCGAAGTGAGCGAAAATGAAGGTGCTTGGCAGGAAGGGCACAGTGCAGCCTACGAAGAGCCGAAGGCCGGCTTTTTCGTTCGCGTCGGATTGATGAGCCTTCCTCGTATCAAGGAAATGGATATTCAAGGAGAAGTCTTTGGAGGTATATTCTGTTATCTTCCCGAGAGACTTCGCGAGCCAAAGCGAATCAAGTTCAAGCCGTTTAGCTTGTTCCCGGCTTCCAGTCGTGACTTGGCGATCGTAGTCGACCAAAGCGAGCCGGCGGAAGAAGTTGTACGTACCTTGAACAAAATCGCTTCTAAGGCGGCAAAGGGCTTCGAAGTGGAGAACGTATCTGCGTTTGATATTTACGAAGGGACAGGAGTTCCTGAAGGCAAAAAGAGTATCGCGATATCTATGAGCTTCCGCGCTCTCGACCGTACGCTCAAGGACAAGGAAGTGAACAAGGCTTTCGAAACAATCCAGAGCAATGTTCGCGAGAAATCTCCCTACAGCATACGCGATTAA
- the gatC gene encoding Asp-tRNA(Asn)/Glu-tRNA(Gln) amidotransferase subunit GatC — MSEKTHIDIDYTAKLARINLTDAEKEKLSQQLDSIIGYVEKLEELDTEGVEPTAHPYPVYNVWQEDEVKGELPVEEALKNAPAQRENMIVVPKVVD, encoded by the coding sequence ATGTCTGAGAAAACGCACATCGATATCGACTACACTGCCAAACTAGCACGTATCAATTTGACGGATGCGGAGAAGGAAAAACTTTCTCAGCAGCTGGACTCGATAATTGGATACGTAGAAAAGCTCGAGGAACTGGATACTGAGGGGGTTGAACCTACGGCTCACCCTTACCCGGTTTACAATGTCTGGCAGGAAGACGAAGTGAAGGGAGAGCTCCCAGTTGAGGAAGCTCTCAAGAATGCGCCAGCCCAGAGGGAGAACATGATTGTTGTTCCTAAGGTGGTGGATTGA
- the gatA gene encoding Asp-tRNA(Asn)/Glu-tRNA(Gln) amidotransferase subunit GatA encodes MSEELHYKSASELSQMLANKELSSVELTKATIARVKAVEEKVGAFNSFDESDALAQAEASDARRSAGKSFGPLDGIPVGIKDNLAVNGQPLTCSSKMLENFVSPYDATCIEKLKSQGAVLWGRLNLDEYAMGSSTENSAFKTTSNPWDLERIPGGSSGGSAAAIAAGQAVLALGSDTGGSIRQPASHCGIVGVKPTYGSVSRYGLAAFASSLDQVGPMARSVKDAAMLLQAISGHDERDSTSYRFEQPDLLAAIESNSGRKWTLGLPKEYFANAENTPAMEPILKAIDFYRSLGCEIKEVSLPHTDYAVATYYIVATAEASSNLARYDGIRYTHRAEKFDAKDSVDIYCQSRAEGFGEEVKRRIILGTYVLSSGYYDAYYLKAQKVRTLIRRDFENAFKEVDALLTPTSPSPAFKKGEKASDPLSMYLSDIYTISANLAGIPGMSLPCGYSDGLPVGLQILGKPFKEDEMLSIANQFEAAHDFKDQHPSL; translated from the coding sequence GTGTCTGAAGAATTGCATTACAAGTCGGCTAGCGAGTTATCGCAGATGCTCGCCAACAAAGAATTGTCGTCGGTTGAGTTGACGAAGGCCACCATTGCCCGTGTCAAGGCAGTGGAGGAAAAGGTCGGAGCGTTCAACTCCTTTGACGAGTCTGACGCTCTGGCTCAAGCGGAGGCGTCCGATGCTAGGCGCTCTGCGGGAAAGAGCTTCGGACCGCTCGACGGTATTCCGGTAGGGATAAAGGACAATCTGGCGGTTAATGGGCAGCCTTTGACCTGCTCGAGTAAGATGCTTGAGAACTTTGTTTCTCCTTACGATGCGACCTGTATCGAGAAATTGAAGTCGCAAGGCGCCGTTTTGTGGGGACGTCTAAACCTCGACGAATATGCGATGGGTTCTTCCACCGAGAATTCGGCTTTTAAGACAACTTCGAATCCTTGGGATTTGGAACGAATTCCGGGTGGAAGCTCGGGAGGATCGGCAGCCGCGATCGCTGCGGGGCAGGCTGTCTTGGCTCTCGGCAGTGACACAGGAGGCTCTATTCGCCAGCCGGCTTCCCACTGTGGAATCGTAGGCGTGAAGCCCACGTATGGCAGTGTATCACGCTACGGACTCGCTGCATTTGCTTCCTCCTTGGACCAAGTCGGCCCCATGGCTCGAAGCGTGAAAGACGCCGCGATGCTGTTGCAGGCTATTTCAGGCCATGACGAACGGGACTCCACTTCCTACCGTTTCGAGCAACCGGATCTCTTGGCCGCAATTGAGTCTAACTCGGGACGGAAGTGGACACTGGGTTTGCCGAAGGAGTATTTTGCGAATGCGGAGAATACGCCGGCCATGGAACCGATCCTCAAAGCGATTGACTTCTACCGGAGTCTTGGTTGCGAGATCAAGGAAGTCTCTTTGCCGCACACTGACTATGCAGTGGCGACCTACTACATCGTGGCGACTGCGGAAGCGTCCTCTAATCTCGCTCGCTACGATGGTATCCGTTACACGCATCGGGCTGAGAAATTTGACGCTAAGGACTCGGTCGATATCTACTGTCAATCGCGAGCCGAAGGATTCGGTGAAGAAGTTAAACGCCGAATCATTCTCGGCACCTACGTTCTCAGCAGCGGTTACTATGATGCCTACTACCTGAAGGCTCAGAAGGTGCGCACGCTGATTCGTCGGGATTTCGAAAACGCATTTAAGGAGGTCGACGCTTTGCTGACTCCGACTTCTCCATCTCCTGCTTTCAAGAAGGGCGAGAAGGCCAGCGATCCGCTTTCGATGTATTTGAGTGACATATACACGATCTCGGCGAATTTGGCGGGCATTCCAGGAATGTCATTACCATGCGGATACAGCGATGGGTTGCCGGTCGGTCTGCAGATCCTAGGTAAGCCTTTCAAGGAAGACGAAATGCTTTCGATCGCGAACCAGTTCGAAGCGGCGCACGATTTCAAGGATCAACACCCCAGCCTTTAA
- the gatB gene encoding Asp-tRNA(Asn)/Glu-tRNA(Gln) amidotransferase subunit GatB → MEYEAVIGLEVHVQIKAKSKIFSRVQAGYGHEPNKLVDPVVMGLPGALPVMNKAALDGIIKAGLALNCTIPETCKWDRKNYFYPDSPNNYQITQYDQPICDGGYVEIELPGETRAVMGEHKKIKLTRIHLENDVGKLNHFSEDSLVDYNRAFTSLMEIVSEPDMSSGEEAFAFLTAIRQTMIYCGISDCDMEKGQMRADANISVRPVGQKELGQKIELKNLNSITGVKNGIEYEIKRQTRELKKGNAIKQATWRWNADLNQTEMMREKEDAHDYRYFPDPDLMPVKIDDEWKSRLQSEIPELPWDKQRRFMEEYGLPYSITAVLVPDRALSEWFEAAAKQAPKLAQAIGNLVANDLLRELSETGESLADCKITPDSLLGLVQVVEKGTIPKNVANKDVFPEMFKTGETAEQVIERKGLKPDFDEGQVRVWCQEAIDENPKPVQNYKDGNEKALNALLGPVMKKSRGKANPQLVNKLIRELIS, encoded by the coding sequence ATGGAATACGAAGCAGTAATCGGTCTCGAAGTACACGTACAGATAAAGGCCAAATCCAAGATCTTCTCTCGAGTCCAAGCAGGATACGGACATGAGCCTAACAAACTTGTCGACCCGGTTGTGATGGGCCTGCCAGGAGCTTTGCCCGTCATGAACAAAGCGGCGCTCGACGGTATCATCAAGGCTGGCTTGGCGTTGAATTGCACGATTCCCGAAACGTGTAAGTGGGACCGAAAGAACTATTTTTATCCCGATAGTCCCAACAACTATCAGATAACCCAATACGATCAACCGATCTGCGATGGAGGTTATGTGGAAATCGAGCTTCCTGGAGAAACGCGGGCCGTCATGGGCGAGCACAAAAAAATCAAGCTCACCCGTATCCACCTCGAAAACGATGTTGGTAAGCTAAACCATTTTTCCGAAGACAGTTTAGTTGATTACAACCGAGCCTTCACGTCTCTGATGGAAATCGTCAGTGAGCCAGATATGAGTTCAGGCGAGGAAGCCTTCGCGTTCCTGACCGCAATTCGTCAGACCATGATCTATTGCGGCATCTCTGATTGCGATATGGAGAAGGGGCAGATGCGTGCCGACGCCAACATCTCGGTACGGCCCGTGGGGCAAAAGGAGCTGGGTCAGAAAATCGAACTCAAGAACTTGAACAGTATTACCGGGGTCAAAAATGGCATCGAGTACGAAATCAAACGCCAGACACGTGAGCTGAAAAAGGGCAACGCCATCAAGCAAGCTACTTGGCGTTGGAATGCGGATCTGAACCAGACGGAGATGATGCGAGAGAAGGAGGATGCTCATGACTATCGCTATTTCCCTGATCCGGATCTGATGCCGGTGAAGATTGACGACGAATGGAAAAGCCGGCTTCAGTCGGAAATCCCTGAATTGCCGTGGGACAAGCAGCGTCGTTTTATGGAAGAGTACGGGCTGCCGTATTCTATCACTGCCGTTTTGGTACCCGATCGCGCTTTGAGCGAATGGTTCGAAGCCGCAGCCAAGCAGGCTCCTAAGCTGGCGCAGGCTATTGGGAATTTGGTGGCCAACGACCTATTGCGGGAATTGAGCGAAACTGGTGAGTCTTTGGCGGATTGTAAGATCACCCCGGATTCCTTGCTCGGCTTGGTGCAGGTGGTAGAGAAGGGGACCATTCCCAAGAACGTGGCCAACAAAGATGTTTTCCCAGAGATGTTCAAGACTGGGGAAACGGCGGAGCAGGTAATCGAGAGGAAGGGATTGAAACCAGATTTTGATGAAGGTCAGGTTCGGGTCTGGTGCCAAGAGGCTATCGACGAGAACCCGAAGCCGGTCCAGAATTACAAGGACGGTAATGAAAAGGCCCTCAACGCATTGCTAGGCCCTGTTATGAAAAAGAGTCGTGGCAAAGCTAATCCGCAGTTGGTTAACAAACTGATCCGCGAGTTGATTTCCTAA